Proteins from one Terriglobia bacterium genomic window:
- a CDS encoding DUF1552 domain-containing protein has protein sequence RLRSDVSSSDRARLDDYTENVREIERRLQIAMKASTVAPADMTVPVGVPQTFDEHIKLQFGLLALAFQADITRVGTLIMGRDLTGRVFPDSEVPTLSWHGGSHHGEDPRVIANYAKLNQYHVKMIAYLADKLARTNEGTGTLLDRSLILFGTNMGNSNQHLHYDVPHVLVGGANGKLQGVRHIAYPSKTIPTGNLLLSVLDKFDIHQENVGDSTGRLETL, from the coding sequence CGCGCCTGCGCTCTGACGTCAGCTCCTCGGATCGCGCACGGCTCGATGACTACACGGAAAACGTCCGCGAGATCGAGCGCCGGCTGCAGATCGCGATGAAGGCCTCGACCGTCGCGCCGGCCGACATGACGGTGCCGGTTGGCGTGCCGCAGACCTTCGACGAGCACATCAAGCTGCAGTTCGGCCTGCTCGCGCTGGCGTTCCAGGCCGACATCACACGCGTCGGAACGCTGATCATGGGGCGGGATCTGACGGGCCGGGTCTTCCCGGACAGCGAAGTGCCGACGTTGAGCTGGCACGGCGGATCGCATCATGGTGAAGATCCCCGCGTCATTGCCAACTATGCCAAGCTCAATCAGTATCATGTCAAGATGATCGCGTATCTCGCCGACAAACTTGCGAGAACGAATGAAGGAACCGGAACGCTGCTGGATCGGTCGCTGATTCTCTTCGGCACCAACATGGGCAATTCCAACCAGCACCTGCACTACGACGTGCCCCACGTGCTTGTCGGTGGCGCAAATGGAAAACTTCAAGGCGTGCGTCATATCGCTTATCCGTCGAAGACCATACCGACGGGAAATCTGTTGTTGAGCGTGCTGGATAAGTTCGATATCCACCAGGAGAACGTCGGCGACAGTACGGGCCGGCTGGAGACTTTATGA
- a CDS encoding ankyrin repeat domain-containing protein: MNMSGANASPTGRSRQEMTRIIATCGAVFLLSVGGFGAGRTDVADAAMHGDKGAVGKLITERADVNAVQADGASALHWAAYRGDKEMVDMLIRAKANPNVANIEGSTPLWLASATGDAGIIASLLNAGADPNEALPLGRTPLMAAARTGKVDAMKLLIDHGANVNAKETLRGTTALMWAADEGQAAAIRLLIQSGAVMNMRSNLATRQAPRPSGKSGDPRKAVEAQAAALAANQPAPLVADTRGGSKNVQPAAQRAAQQAAAADDAGAADDAAAGGGGGRGRNQGPPDGGQLTALTMAARSNGLESVKVLLAAGADVNQTTGYGWSALLVATQNRYYKLGAYLLDHGADVNLPNKGGWTPLYLATDNRNIESGDYPVRKPDMEHLDFIKLLLARGANVNAPIKDSTESRTVFTGQWLDENGATPFLRASQSGDVELMKLLLAHGADPKISTVLGVTALQVASGIGWVEGITYEHSREETLEAVKLLLDLGLDPNAQADTGRVALHGAAHKGRPDVVQVLADHGAKLNMKDYGNTDNRGGKLSVHLWEPVDYADGLVRVGVQSAIGHPETGLLIRKLLAAQGLPVPPVGRTLESICITEACDSGQ, encoded by the coding sequence ATGAACATGAGCGGAGCGAATGCAAGCCCGACAGGGCGCAGCCGTCAAGAGATGACACGCATCATTGCAACGTGTGGCGCAGTGTTCTTGCTGTCGGTGGGCGGCTTTGGAGCCGGCCGTACGGATGTGGCCGATGCCGCAATGCACGGAGACAAAGGTGCCGTCGGAAAGCTGATCACGGAGCGCGCGGATGTCAATGCCGTCCAGGCCGACGGCGCAAGCGCGCTCCACTGGGCTGCGTATCGTGGCGATAAAGAAATGGTGGACATGCTGATCCGGGCCAAGGCGAATCCCAACGTGGCAAACATTGAAGGATCTACGCCACTGTGGCTGGCGAGTGCCACAGGCGATGCGGGAATCATCGCTTCGTTGCTTAACGCAGGCGCCGATCCAAATGAAGCGCTTCCCCTCGGAAGAACTCCGCTCATGGCCGCGGCACGCACCGGTAAGGTCGATGCAATGAAACTGCTGATCGATCATGGTGCAAATGTCAATGCTAAGGAAACATTGCGCGGAACCACGGCCCTCATGTGGGCAGCGGATGAGGGGCAGGCCGCCGCAATTCGGTTGCTGATCCAAAGCGGAGCGGTCATGAATATGAGGTCGAATCTCGCGACGCGACAAGCACCGCGGCCCAGCGGTAAATCGGGAGATCCCCGGAAGGCGGTTGAGGCACAAGCTGCAGCTCTCGCTGCCAACCAGCCGGCGCCGCTCGTGGCTGACACCCGCGGAGGATCAAAAAACGTACAGCCGGCCGCACAACGTGCCGCACAACAGGCGGCAGCCGCAGATGACGCCGGAGCGGCAGACGATGCTGCAGCCGGGGGAGGTGGAGGCCGCGGCCGCAATCAGGGTCCGCCGGATGGCGGACAACTCACGGCTCTGACGATGGCCGCACGTTCCAACGGTCTCGAATCCGTCAAAGTTCTCCTGGCGGCTGGAGCGGACGTTAACCAGACCACCGGGTACGGCTGGAGTGCGCTGCTCGTTGCGACACAAAACCGCTACTACAAGCTCGGCGCCTATCTGCTGGACCACGGCGCCGATGTCAACCTCCCGAACAAAGGGGGATGGACTCCGCTCTACCTGGCGACGGACAATCGCAATATCGAATCCGGGGATTATCCTGTCCGCAAACCCGACATGGAGCATCTCGATTTCATCAAGTTGCTGCTCGCCAGGGGTGCAAATGTCAACGCCCCGATAAAAGACAGCACGGAAAGCCGAACGGTTTTCACAGGCCAATGGCTGGATGAGAATGGCGCCACGCCGTTTCTGCGGGCATCCCAGTCCGGAGACGTTGAATTGATGAAGCTGCTTCTGGCGCACGGCGCTGATCCGAAGATCTCTACAGTGCTGGGTGTGACAGCCTTGCAAGTGGCGTCTGGAATCGGCTGGGTCGAGGGGATCACGTACGAACATTCACGGGAGGAGACGCTGGAAGCTGTAAAGCTGCTCCTGGATCTTGGTCTCGACCCCAACGCGCAAGCGGACACAGGGCGCGTCGCCCTCCATGGCGCCGCACACAAGGGACGTCCGGATGTCGTTCAGGTGCTCGCCGATCATGGCGCAAAACTGAACATGAAGGATTACGGGAATACGGACAACCGCGGCGGCAAGCTCTCCGTTCACCTGTGGGAGCCAGTGGATTACGCGGATGGTCTCGTGCGTGTGGGCGTGCAGTCCGCAATCGGGCATCCCGAAACCGGACTTCTAATCCGAAAGCTCCTGGCAGCTCAGGGACTTCCCGTGCCGCCTGTAGGCCGTACGCTCGAGTCCATCTGTATCACGGAAGCCTGCGACTCCGGGCAGTAG